Proteins co-encoded in one Streptomyces sp. NBC_01283 genomic window:
- a CDS encoding UDP-N-acetylglucosamine 1-carboxyvinyltransferase yields the protein MADDYLVRIGKLIRDARQHRGWTQSQLAEALSTSQSAVNRIERGNQNISLEMIARIGEALDSEIVSLGYAGPMHLRVVGNRRLSGSIDVKTSKNACVALLCASLLNKGRTVLRRVARIEEVYRLLEVLGSIGVRTRWINDGVDLEIVPPAKLDMEAIDAEAAIRTRSIIMFLGPLLHRMDRFKLPYAGGCDLGTRTIEPHMIALRRFGLDIAATEGLYHAEVARDVVPDRPIVLTERGDTVTENALLAAARSDCTTVIRNASSNYMVQDLCFFLEALGVKVEGIGTTTLTVHGVPDIDVDVDYSPSEDPVEAMSLLAAAVVTESELTVNRVPIEFLEIELAVLEEMGLDHDRTAEYFADNGRTRLIDLTVRPSKLEAPIDKIHPMPFPGLNIDNVPFFAAIAAAAQGKTLIHDWVYDNRAIYLTDLNRLGGRLQLLDPHRVLVEGPTRWRAAEMMCPPALRPAVVVLLAMMAAEGTSVLRNVYVINRGYEELAERLNSVGAQIETFRDI from the coding sequence ATGGCAGACGATTACCTCGTACGTATCGGCAAGCTCATCCGCGACGCCCGTCAGCACAGGGGCTGGACACAGTCGCAGCTTGCCGAGGCGCTCAGCACAAGTCAGAGCGCCGTGAACCGCATCGAGCGGGGCAACCAGAACATCAGCCTTGAGATGATCGCCCGGATCGGCGAGGCTCTCGACAGTGAAATCGTCTCGCTCGGGTACGCGGGGCCCATGCATCTGCGCGTCGTCGGCAACCGACGGCTCTCCGGCTCCATCGACGTCAAGACGAGCAAGAACGCCTGCGTGGCGCTGCTCTGTGCCTCCCTCCTCAACAAGGGGCGCACGGTGCTGCGCCGCGTGGCGCGCATCGAGGAGGTCTACCGCCTCCTGGAGGTGCTCGGCTCGATCGGCGTCCGCACCCGGTGGATCAACGACGGGGTCGACCTGGAGATCGTGCCGCCGGCCAAGCTCGACATGGAGGCGATCGACGCGGAGGCCGCGATCCGGACCCGCTCGATCATCATGTTCCTGGGTCCGCTCCTTCACCGCATGGACCGCTTCAAGCTGCCGTACGCGGGCGGTTGCGACCTCGGCACCCGCACGATCGAGCCGCACATGATCGCGCTGCGCCGCTTCGGGCTCGACATCGCGGCGACCGAGGGGCTCTACCACGCGGAGGTCGCGCGTGACGTCGTCCCGGACCGCCCGATCGTGCTGACCGAGCGCGGCGACACCGTGACCGAGAACGCCCTGCTCGCCGCGGCGCGCAGCGACTGCACGACCGTCATCCGCAACGCCTCGTCGAACTACATGGTCCAGGACCTGTGCTTCTTCCTGGAGGCGCTCGGCGTGAAGGTCGAGGGCATCGGCACGACGACCCTCACCGTGCACGGCGTCCCGGACATCGACGTCGACGTCGACTACTCGCCCTCCGAGGACCCGGTCGAGGCGATGAGCCTGCTCGCCGCGGCAGTCGTCACGGAGTCCGAACTGACCGTGAACCGCGTCCCGATCGAGTTCCTGGAGATCGAGCTCGCGGTCCTGGAGGAGATGGGGCTCGACCACGACCGCACGGCGGAGTACTTCGCCGACAACGGCCGTACGCGCCTGATCGACCTCACCGTCAGGCCCTCCAAGCTGGAGGCGCCGATCGACAAGATCCACCCGATGCCGTTCCCCGGCCTGAACATCGACAACGTCCCCTTCTTCGCGGCCATCGCGGCGGCGGCGCAGGGCAAGACGCTGATCCACGACTGGGTGTACGACAACCGCGCGATCTATCTGACCGACCTGAACCGCCTCGGCGGGCGGCTCCAACTCCTCGACCCGCACCGGGTCCTGGTGGAGGGCCCGACCCGCTGGCGTGCCGCCGAGATGATGTGCCCGCCCGCGCTGCGGCCCGCCGTGGTCGTGCTGCTCGCGATGATGGCCGCCGAGGGCACGTCGGTGCTGCGCAACGTGTACGTGATCAACCGTGGCTACGAGGAGCTGGCCGAGCGGCTCAACTCCGTGGGCGCGCAGATCGAGACGTTCCGGGACATCTAA
- a CDS encoding FG-GAP repeat domain-containing protein: protein MADRTLVPGTRALVVFCASLALLAAGCGEQGDHGRPSPSKDGGNPVSTPTASRPVPADGKGSKDPDDINGDGHRDLLLPLASRDSKKEVGRTAVVFGSAKGLDPSTHAVYDYRSGTVTTADLDGDGYPDFVATDEPRRPERLTVDWGGPSGPKPGVGATRIQAPDGGLGSGLHGPVRGDFDGDGHHDIAAVRQDGSVTLVYGPVTRSGVPARTDTRPGRGNWLAADDIDPSGKAHATALLIHEGDDGEQSGGVLYWARTGSGLSRTPITLREGNGAAFGDYDGDGATDLAIGDDGGRNDEPDTDESPEVIASLAVYPGKGGDPLTYKIPQSRNSEFGPGGYTSADPDGDGKDSLLVATDTGALLIDGEKDRTEVLREGPARVKDRKTQARWRHARPFAAADFDGDGKEELILHWAIDVLFALYGEQPTHWWITDGTSSRDKTAFTTTSFAGRRRG from the coding sequence ATGGCAGATCGCACCCTCGTCCCCGGCACACGCGCCCTCGTCGTGTTCTGTGCCTCGCTGGCCCTGCTCGCGGCGGGGTGCGGCGAGCAGGGCGACCACGGCAGACCGTCGCCGTCCAAGGACGGCGGAAACCCCGTGTCGACGCCGACCGCTTCGCGTCCCGTGCCCGCCGACGGCAAGGGCTCCAAGGACCCGGACGACATCAACGGGGACGGGCACCGCGATCTGCTTCTTCCCCTGGCTTCTCGCGACAGCAAGAAGGAAGTCGGGCGGACCGCCGTCGTCTTCGGCTCCGCCAAGGGGCTCGACCCGTCGACACACGCCGTGTACGACTACCGCTCGGGCACCGTCACCACCGCCGACCTGGACGGCGACGGCTACCCCGACTTCGTCGCCACCGACGAGCCCCGGCGGCCGGAGCGGCTGACCGTGGACTGGGGCGGCCCGAGCGGGCCGAAGCCGGGCGTGGGTGCGACCCGGATCCAGGCACCGGACGGCGGGTTGGGCTCCGGCCTGCACGGGCCGGTGCGGGGCGACTTCGACGGGGACGGGCACCACGACATCGCGGCGGTCCGACAGGACGGGTCGGTGACCCTGGTGTACGGCCCCGTCACCCGTTCCGGTGTCCCGGCCCGCACCGATACCCGGCCCGGCCGGGGAAACTGGCTCGCCGCGGACGACATCGATCCGTCGGGCAAGGCGCACGCGACCGCACTGCTCATCCATGAGGGCGACGACGGCGAGCAGAGCGGTGGGGTGCTCTATTGGGCGCGCACGGGGAGCGGCCTCTCCCGCACCCCCATCACCTTGCGCGAAGGCAATGGGGCGGCGTTCGGCGACTACGACGGTGACGGCGCCACCGACCTGGCCATCGGCGACGACGGAGGCCGCAACGACGAGCCGGACACGGACGAGAGCCCGGAGGTGATCGCCTCGCTCGCGGTCTACCCCGGCAAGGGCGGCGACCCGCTCACGTACAAGATCCCGCAGAGCCGCAACTCCGAGTTCGGGCCCGGCGGTTACACGTCCGCCGACCCCGACGGCGACGGCAAGGACAGCCTCCTCGTCGCCACGGACACCGGCGCGCTGCTGATCGACGGCGAGAAGGACCGCACCGAGGTGCTCCGGGAGGGGCCCGCCCGGGTGAAGGACAGGAAGACCCAGGCGCGGTGGCGCCACGCCCGCCCGTTCGCCGCGGCCGATTTCGACGGCGACGGCAAGGAGGAGCTGATCCTGCACTGGGCGATAGATGTGCTCTTCGCTCTGTACGGCGAGCAGCCGACGCACTGGTGGATCACGGACGGCACGTCGTCGCGGGACAAGACCGCGTTCACCACGACGTCGTTCGCGGGGCGGCGCCGCGGCTGA
- a CDS encoding amidohydrolase has translation MPSPSTPSSPSSPYTSPLSRRGLIASAGAAGLLAAVGAPAVAAGHAPRRRSAALVVHNARVFSGTREHERARAVAVGRDGKILAVGNDSSLKRFIGRDTEVVDGRGGTLMSGIHDGHAHPMDAASRSLRPSLAGAEQTVADLQKTLTAFLKDSDGQEPDGWLVVEDWNPVGLLPHGTAPHHSMLDALPTRRPIALRGGDGHNIWVSKRALDIAGITASTPDPVGGKIVKGQDGKPTGVLKDDAQPLVTRHIPEPDQEQLVAAAAKVFAEAAASGITTFMEAVVGKGELGLYKALAESGKLPQRIVPALRIDTDKTKDPAAALAYARGLRAEFKDVRGLRFGTVKVFLDGVIEYPAQTAALLKPYLDKDGRPTDHRGDLYVSAADYGRLTAAFNEDGWQMHAHAIGDRAVRTSLDGYAYALRTTGARGLRNTTAHLQLVDPADLPRFARLGVIPCMQLQWATRNTWTMDALLPYIGAGRHRWQYPARSLERHGALLSGGSDWPVDPLQVWNQVRTAVDRFGYEGEGDLYREEEGLSRSSALLMHTLGTARQLRMDHLTGTVETGKSADLVLLDRDVTRCPVADISSSEVRLTLTGGTVVHDAESSAGRAAAARVTRAAAGPRPTAQAAVHGGRHASCGCG, from the coding sequence ATGCCCTCTCCGTCCACTCCGTCCTCCCCCTCGTCTCCGTACACCTCCCCCCTCTCCCGGCGCGGCCTCATCGCCTCCGCCGGGGCCGCCGGACTGCTCGCCGCGGTGGGTGCGCCCGCCGTGGCCGCCGGGCACGCCCCGCGGCGCCGGTCCGCCGCCCTCGTGGTGCACAACGCCCGTGTCTTCAGCGGCACTCGGGAGCATGAGCGGGCGCGGGCCGTCGCCGTCGGGCGGGACGGGAAGATCCTTGCCGTCGGGAACGACTCCTCGCTCAAGCGGTTCATCGGGCGGGACACCGAGGTGGTGGACGGCCGCGGCGGGACCCTCATGAGCGGCATCCACGACGGGCACGCCCACCCCATGGACGCCGCGAGCCGCTCGCTGCGGCCCTCGCTCGCCGGAGCCGAGCAGACCGTCGCCGACCTGCAGAAGACGCTGACCGCGTTCCTGAAGGACTCCGACGGCCAGGAGCCCGACGGATGGCTGGTGGTGGAGGACTGGAACCCCGTGGGGCTGCTGCCGCACGGCACCGCCCCGCACCACTCCATGCTGGACGCGCTGCCGACCCGGCGGCCCATCGCGCTGCGCGGCGGCGACGGGCACAACATCTGGGTCAGCAAGCGCGCCCTCGACATCGCGGGCATCACCGCGTCCACCCCTGACCCGGTCGGCGGCAAGATCGTCAAGGGCCAGGACGGCAAGCCCACCGGCGTGCTCAAGGACGACGCCCAGCCGCTCGTCACCCGGCACATCCCCGAGCCCGACCAGGAGCAGCTCGTGGCCGCCGCCGCGAAGGTCTTCGCCGAGGCCGCCGCGTCGGGCATCACCACGTTCATGGAAGCCGTCGTCGGCAAGGGCGAGTTGGGCCTCTACAAGGCACTCGCCGAGAGCGGGAAGCTGCCGCAGCGCATCGTGCCCGCCCTGCGCATCGACACCGACAAGACGAAGGACCCGGCGGCCGCCCTTGCGTACGCGCGGGGGCTGCGCGCGGAGTTCAAGGACGTACGCGGACTGCGGTTCGGCACGGTCAAGGTGTTCCTCGACGGGGTCATCGAGTACCCGGCGCAGACCGCGGCGCTCCTGAAGCCCTACCTCGACAAGGACGGCAGGCCCACCGACCACCGCGGGGATCTCTATGTGTCGGCGGCGGACTACGGCCGGCTCACCGCGGCCTTCAACGAGGACGGCTGGCAGATGCACGCGCACGCCATCGGCGACCGCGCCGTCCGCACCTCCCTCGACGGGTACGCGTACGCCCTGCGCACGACCGGAGCGCGCGGCCTGCGCAACACCACCGCCCACCTCCAACTCGTCGACCCCGCCGACCTGCCCCGCTTCGCACGGCTCGGCGTCATCCCCTGCATGCAGCTCCAGTGGGCCACCCGCAACACCTGGACCATGGACGCCCTGCTGCCCTACATCGGAGCCGGGCGGCACCGTTGGCAGTACCCGGCGCGCAGCCTGGAGCGGCACGGGGCGCTGCTCTCCGGTGGCTCGGACTGGCCGGTCGATCCGCTCCAGGTGTGGAACCAGGTGCGCACCGCCGTCGACCGGTTCGGGTACGAGGGCGAGGGCGATCTCTACCGCGAGGAGGAGGGGCTGAGCCGCTCGTCCGCCCTGCTCATGCACACCCTCGGCACGGCGCGTCAGCTCCGGATGGACCATCTGACGGGCACCGTCGAAACGGGAAAGTCGGCCGATCTGGTGCTGCTCGACCGCGATGTGACGCGGTGTCCGGTGGCTGATATCAGCTCCTCCGAAGTGCGTCTGACGTTGACCGGAGGCACAGTGGTGCATGACGCCGAGTCGTCGGCCGGGCGCGCTGCCGCCGCCCGGGTGACACGCGCGGCGGCCGGGCCCCGGCCCACGGCGCAGGCCGCGGTGCACGGGGGGCGGCACGCCTCGTGCGGATGCGGCTGA
- a CDS encoding alpha/beta fold hydrolase — MARIELTAGPIEYEDTGGTGTPLVLLHGLVQDGSVWRHVVDELGGEFRCLVPTLPYGSHRVPLRPGAELTPRGMARLIGEFADALELGDDAVFVENDAGRLQQLAAERPDRVGRMVIAGCEAFDNYPPRAGGKMMDAAARVPGGIALLIRILSVRALRRVPGTGYAVMAHRPVPHDLTDRWLKPLRTDPAARGVLVRYLRSVHRSEMMEAAEGLRTYDRPALVVWGRQDKMMPPAHGRRLAELLPKGRLVELDDCRTLIPLDRPDGLAAAIREFVAAT; from the coding sequence ATGGCACGGATCGAGCTCACTGCGGGACCGATCGAGTACGAGGACACCGGCGGGACGGGCACACCGCTCGTCCTCCTGCACGGCCTCGTCCAGGACGGCAGCGTATGGCGTCATGTCGTCGACGAACTGGGCGGCGAGTTCCGCTGCCTGGTGCCGACCCTCCCGTACGGCAGTCACCGCGTGCCGCTGAGGCCGGGCGCCGAGCTGACGCCGCGGGGCATGGCACGGCTGATCGGCGAGTTCGCCGACGCGCTGGAACTCGGCGACGACGCGGTCTTCGTCGAGAACGACGCCGGGCGGCTCCAGCAGCTGGCGGCCGAGCGCCCCGACCGCGTCGGCCGGATGGTCATCGCGGGCTGCGAGGCCTTCGACAACTACCCGCCGCGCGCCGGCGGCAAGATGATGGACGCCGCCGCGCGTGTCCCCGGCGGTATCGCGCTCCTGATCCGCATCCTGTCCGTGCGCGCCCTGCGCCGCGTCCCCGGCACGGGATACGCGGTCATGGCGCACCGCCCCGTCCCGCACGACCTCACCGACCGCTGGCTGAAGCCCCTGCGCACCGACCCGGCGGCCCGCGGCGTCCTGGTCCGCTATCTGCGCTCCGTGCACAGGTCGGAGATGATGGAAGCGGCGGAAGGCCTGCGCACCTACGACCGGCCCGCCCTGGTCGTCTGGGGCCGGCAGGACAAGATGATGCCGCCCGCACACGGCCGCAGGCTGGCCGAACTGCTGCCCAAGGGCCGACTGGTGGAGCTCGATGACTGCCGCACCCTGATCCCGCTGGACCGCCCCGACGGGCTCGCTGCCGCGATCCGTGAGTTCGTGGCGGCCACCTAG
- a CDS encoding RidA family protein, translating to MSLERVNPDELSPPTGFSHAVTATGGRLVFLAGQTALDADGKVTGTTLAEQFERALTNLLTALRHAGGVPADLARVTVYATDVADYRAQAPQLGRIWKRLAGRDYPAMAVIGAVRLWDEECLVELDGVAVVD from the coding sequence ATGAGCCTCGAACGCGTCAACCCCGACGAACTCTCCCCGCCCACCGGCTTCTCGCACGCCGTCACCGCGACCGGCGGCCGTCTCGTCTTCCTCGCGGGCCAGACCGCGCTCGACGCCGACGGCAAGGTCACCGGCACGACCCTGGCCGAGCAGTTCGAGCGGGCGCTGACCAACCTCCTCACCGCCCTGCGCCACGCGGGAGGCGTCCCCGCCGACCTCGCCCGCGTCACCGTCTACGCCACGGACGTCGCGGACTACCGGGCCCAGGCACCCCAACTGGGCCGCATCTGGAAGCGGTTGGCGGGCCGCGACTACCCCGCCATGGCGGTGATCGGTGCGGTCCGCCTCTGGGACGAAGAGTGCCTGGTGGAGCTGGACGGGGTGGCGGTCGTCGACTGA
- a CDS encoding acyl-CoA dehydrogenase family protein has product MTAFSLNPEQIAWCAELRTLADKRLRPLAEKGEPGRVNRPLVEALGELGLLDRLFAGEGAAGSTASRAASHATSGALGLCLLRESLAHACTEAETALALQGLGAHPVAAYGSARQREQWLAPARAGRAVAAFALSEPGAGSDAAALALAAAPDGPSSWRLTGEKCWISNAPEADFYTVFARTTPGAGARGVTAFLVPADRAGLTGTPLDMLSPHPIGALAFDGVTVTADDVLGEPDRGFRVAMTTLNRFRPSVGAFAVGMAAAALDATLAHTAERDAFGGKLKDLQAVAHQVAEMATRTEAARLMVHAAAAAYDRGEPDIAQRAAMAKLMATETAQYVVDAAVQLHGARALRRGHLMEHLYREVRAPRIYEGASEVQRTIIAKELYAAQAATESAAPSVPSVSHEESSA; this is encoded by the coding sequence ATGACGGCATTCTCGCTCAATCCGGAACAAATCGCCTGGTGTGCGGAGTTGCGCACCCTCGCCGACAAGCGATTGCGTCCGCTGGCCGAGAAGGGTGAGCCGGGCCGCGTGAACCGCCCGCTGGTGGAGGCGCTGGGGGAACTCGGCCTCCTGGACCGCCTGTTCGCGGGGGAGGGGGCGGCCGGCTCCACTGCCTCACGGGCGGCCTCGCATGCCACGTCGGGCGCCCTGGGTCTCTGCCTCCTGCGCGAGTCCCTCGCCCACGCCTGCACGGAGGCCGAGACCGCCCTCGCCCTGCAGGGGCTCGGGGCGCACCCCGTCGCCGCGTACGGCTCCGCGCGGCAGCGTGAACAGTGGCTCGCCCCCGCCCGCGCGGGCCGTGCCGTCGCCGCCTTCGCGCTCTCCGAACCCGGGGCGGGCTCGGACGCCGCGGCCCTGGCCCTGGCCGCCGCACCGGACGGCCCCTCCTCCTGGCGGCTCACCGGAGAGAAGTGCTGGATCTCGAACGCCCCCGAAGCCGACTTCTACACCGTCTTCGCCCGTACGACCCCCGGCGCGGGCGCCCGCGGAGTCACCGCCTTCCTCGTGCCCGCCGACCGCGCGGGCCTCACCGGCACGCCCCTGGACATGCTCTCCCCGCACCCCATCGGCGCCCTCGCCTTCGACGGCGTGACCGTCACCGCCGATGACGTCCTGGGTGAGCCCGACCGCGGTTTCCGCGTGGCCATGACCACCCTCAACCGTTTCCGCCCCAGCGTCGGCGCCTTCGCGGTCGGCATGGCCGCCGCGGCCCTGGACGCGACGCTCGCGCACACCGCCGAACGGGACGCGTTCGGAGGCAAGTTGAAGGACCTCCAGGCGGTCGCGCACCAGGTCGCGGAGATGGCCACCCGGACCGAGGCGGCCCGCCTCATGGTCCACGCGGCAGCAGCGGCCTACGACCGTGGTGAGCCGGACATCGCCCAACGGGCCGCGATGGCCAAGCTGATGGCCACGGAAACGGCGCAGTACGTCGTCGACGCCGCGGTCCAGCTGCACGGCGCGCGCGCCCTGCGGCGGGGGCACCTCATGGAGCACCTCTACCGCGAGGTGCGGGCACCTCGCATCTACGAAGGGGCCAGCGAGGTTCAACGGACCATCATCGCCAAGGAGTTGTACGCCGCTCAGGCCGCCACCGAGTCCGCCGCCCCGTCCGTCCCGTCCGTCAGCCACGAGGAGTCCTCCGCATGA
- a CDS encoding alkene reductase, translating into MTATLPTALDQPLLRGTGLGELRLPNRVVMAPLTRARADNPGLAPTGLHAAYYGQRACAGLIITEGTWVSERAIGFVNVPGIYSEAQVAGWRRVTEVVHALGGRIVQQLWHTGAASHPDHLGGELPAGPSAIDPRARTFTPGGFKETLTPRAMTAADIEATVAEFRAAAANARRAGFDGVEIGALGAFLFAQFLNPRLNHRTDAYGGDRAGRRRLLLDVVDAVTAEWDGRRVGVRLSPYMAATDRFVVDEEMLAGHDELVTALNDRPLAYLHLRGPDVAAPGGTPAFEAFARYRKRFDGPLIANNGFGQDSANALVEAGCADAVSFATHFVANPDLAGRFALGRELATGDPATYYQGGARGYVDYPAAG; encoded by the coding sequence ATGACCGCCACCCTGCCCACCGCCCTCGACCAGCCGCTCCTGCGCGGCACCGGCCTGGGCGAGCTCCGGCTACCCAACCGCGTGGTGATGGCCCCGCTCACCCGGGCCCGCGCCGACAATCCCGGCCTCGCCCCCACCGGACTGCACGCCGCCTACTACGGACAGCGGGCCTGCGCCGGGCTCATCATCACCGAAGGGACCTGGGTCAGCGAGCGGGCCATCGGGTTCGTCAACGTCCCCGGCATCTACAGCGAGGCCCAGGTCGCCGGATGGCGCCGCGTCACCGAGGTCGTCCACGCCCTCGGCGGCCGCATCGTGCAGCAGCTCTGGCACACCGGCGCCGCCTCGCACCCCGACCACCTCGGGGGCGAACTGCCCGCGGGGCCCTCGGCGATCGACCCCCGTGCGCGGACCTTCACGCCCGGCGGGTTCAAGGAGACGCTCACGCCGCGCGCGATGACCGCGGCGGACATCGAGGCGACCGTCGCCGAGTTCCGCGCGGCGGCGGCCAACGCGCGGCGTGCCGGGTTCGACGGGGTCGAGATCGGCGCCCTCGGCGCGTTCCTCTTCGCCCAGTTCCTCAACCCCCGTCTCAACCACCGCACCGACGCCTACGGCGGTGACCGCGCGGGGCGGCGGCGCCTGCTGCTCGACGTCGTCGACGCGGTCACCGCCGAGTGGGACGGGCGGCGGGTGGGCGTGCGCCTCTCCCCGTACATGGCCGCGACCGACCGCTTCGTCGTCGACGAGGAGATGCTCGCCGGCCACGACGAGCTGGTGACGGCGCTGAATGACCGCCCCCTGGCCTATCTCCACCTGCGCGGCCCCGACGTCGCGGCGCCCGGCGGGACTCCTGCCTTCGAGGCGTTCGCCCGCTACCGGAAGCGGTTCGACGGCCCGCTGATCGCGAACAACGGCTTCGGCCAGGACTCCGCGAACGCCCTCGTCGAGGCCGGCTGCGCCGACGCCGTGTCCTTCGCCACCCACTTCGTCGCCAACCCCGACCTCGCCGGCCGGTTCGCCCTGGGCCGGGAGCTGGCGACCGGTGACCCCGCCACGTACTACCAGGGCGGCGCGCGGGGGTACGTCGACTATCCGGCCGCGGGCTGA
- a CDS encoding LacI family DNA-binding transcriptional regulator encodes MTVVPGPTLTDIARAAEVSTATVSHALNGTGRLGAATRRRVRETATALGYGTPGPPRSRTLGIAVTTFATAWNYTEIAYFSRAVTAATSAAHARGYALTTLPADRAADDTWHSLSVDGMLIMDSPRGDPMVHALRARGIPLVFDGAPGDPRPGDHWVDNDHEATTREVLDHLAASGARRIALQSGHGDEHYARAVTAAYTRWCAERGAEPLVVPFDVSDDQGRAFDALLRGPDRADAVHAVYDPGGRQLLAAAARLGLRVPDELRVVCASEDPGYATTRPPVTTVTLDPERTARAAVGLLVDLIEGAVTPPGPVVVPASLLVRDSSRAQPAAG; translated from the coding sequence ATGACCGTCGTGCCAGGGCCCACCCTCACCGACATAGCCCGCGCAGCGGAGGTGTCGACCGCGACGGTCTCGCACGCCCTGAACGGCACCGGCCGCCTGGGCGCCGCCACCCGCCGCAGGGTGCGGGAGACCGCCACCGCCCTCGGGTACGGCACGCCGGGGCCGCCGCGCAGCCGAACGCTCGGCATCGCCGTCACCACGTTCGCCACGGCCTGGAACTACACGGAGATCGCGTACTTCTCACGTGCCGTCACGGCGGCCACCTCCGCGGCCCACGCGCGCGGCTACGCCCTCACCACGCTGCCCGCCGACCGCGCCGCGGACGACACGTGGCACAGCCTCTCCGTCGACGGCATGCTGATCATGGACAGCCCGCGCGGTGATCCCATGGTCCACGCGCTGCGCGCCCGCGGCATTCCGCTCGTCTTCGACGGCGCCCCCGGCGACCCGCGCCCCGGCGACCACTGGGTCGACAACGACCACGAGGCGACCACCCGCGAGGTCCTCGACCACCTCGCCGCCTCCGGCGCCCGCCGCATCGCCCTGCAGTCCGGCCACGGCGACGAGCACTACGCACGCGCGGTGACGGCGGCCTACACCCGATGGTGCGCGGAACGCGGCGCCGAGCCGCTGGTGGTGCCCTTCGACGTGTCGGACGACCAGGGCCGGGCGTTCGACGCGCTGCTGCGGGGCCCGGACCGCGCCGACGCCGTCCACGCGGTGTACGACCCGGGCGGGCGCCAGCTCCTGGCCGCCGCGGCCCGTCTCGGCCTGCGAGTCCCGGACGAGCTGCGTGTCGTGTGCGCGAGCGAGGACCCCGGGTACGCGACGACACGGCCGCCGGTGACCACGGTGACCCTCGACCCGGAGCGCACGGCACGCGCCGCCGTCGGCCTGCTCGTCGACCTGATCGAGGGCGCCGTGACGCCGCCGGGCCCGGTCGTCGTACCGGCGAGCCTCCTGGTGCGTGACTCGTCGCGCGCTCAGCCCGCGGCCGGATAG